The Sinomonas sp. P10A9 genome contains the following window.
CTACCGGGACCCGGACCTCGCCGTGAAGATCGGCCATGCCGCACCTGCCGGCGTTGATGTCTGGTGGGACAACAGCGGGCACCACGACTTCGAGGTGACGCTGCCTCTCCTTCGCCAGGGCGCGCGCGTGATCATCATGGCAGGCATGGCTGCGGCCCCGATTCTGCCCGTGGGTGCCCTGTACACCCGGGACGCCAAGCTCTGCGGATTCGCCATCAGCAACGCCTCGGTCTCGGACCTGGCCGGTGCGGCGAGGGTCATCAACAGCCTTCTGGCCGAAGGCAGCCTCGTGTCCCGGGTCGGGGCAACGTTCCGCCTCGCCGATGCGGCCAAAGCCCACGAGGCGCTGGAGTCCGGAGACGTCCGTGGCCGGGTGCTGGTGGTCCCGTGAACTGAGCCTGGTCAAGGCCGGGCGGGAGCACTAGGCTCTCCACCCGGCCGCCCGAAAGCTGCAGTCCGAGGCCCTCAGCCGATGGCCCGTCCCTTGCCCTCGGGGCTGAAGGCCGTGGTCACCGCAGCGACGGCGAGGATGCCCGCCCAGAAGAGTCCATGACGTTCCTCGAGGACGGCCAGACCGTGACGATGGCGGCGACCGCGCCGGGGCCTGGCGGGACCACCGTCTCGTTCGGCGAGGTCACCGGCAGGGTCGAGCCGGCGCGGTAGGCGCGTCCGGACACCTTCCGCAGGGCAGAAATCAGTGCCGAACCGTGAGCGTCGCCCATAGCCTCAAAGCGGACCCGAGAACTTCAATGGCGAGGAGGCCATGATGAGCGCGTTCCCAGAGACGACCCGTGAGACATCGCACGAGTCAGTCAAGAACGTGATGGTCGCGTCCGAGCCGACCCCTGGGGAGGCGGCGGAGCTCGAGGCGATGTACGCGACGATGTCGCGGGAGAACATGGTTCCGCTGTGGACGCAGATCGACGAGCTGATGCCGATGGTCCCGTCTCCGGCGGCGGTGCCGCACGTGTGGCGGTGGGACACGATCCTCCCGCTGGCCGCGCGCGCCGGGGATCTGGTGCCGGTGGGCCGGGGCGGGGAGCGTCGCGCGATCGCCCTGGCGAACCCGGGCCTGGGCGGGCTTCCCTATGCGACCCCTACGCTGTGGGCCGCGGTTCAGTACCTGGGCGGCCTTGAGACCGCCCCGGAGCACCGGCATTCGCAGAGCGCGTTCCGGTTCGTGGTGGAGGGTGAGGGCGTGTGGACCGTGGTGAACGGCGACCCTGTGCGGATGTCCCGCGGTGACTTCCTGCCGCAGCCGGGGTGGAACTTCCACGGCCACCACAACGACACCGATGCGCCGATGGCGTGGATCGACGGGTTGGACATCCCGTTCGTGCGCGGCATGGACGCGGGCTTCTTCGAGTTCGGCACCGAGCGGGTGACCGATGAGGCCACCCCGGACATCTCGCGCTCGGAGCGGCTCTGGTGCCACCCGGGCCTGCGGCCGCTCTCGCGGCTCGAGGACACGCCGGCGACCCCGATCGGGGCCTACCGGTGGGAGTACACCGACCGGGCCCTGTCCGAGCAGCTCGCCCTTGAGGACGAGGGCTAC
Protein-coding sequences here:
- a CDS encoding cupin domain-containing protein; its protein translation is MSAFPETTRETSHESVKNVMVASEPTPGEAAELEAMYATMSRENMVPLWTQIDELMPMVPSPAAVPHVWRWDTILPLAARAGDLVPVGRGGERRAIALANPGLGGLPYATPTLWAAVQYLGGLETAPEHRHSQSAFRFVVEGEGVWTVVNGDPVRMSRGDFLPQPGWNFHGHHNDTDAPMAWIDGLDIPFVRGMDAGFFEFGTERVTDEATPDISRSERLWCHPGLRPLSRLEDTPATPIGAYRWEYTDRALSEQLALEDEGYPATVGQGHAAVRYANPTTGGDVIPTIRAEFHRLRPGVATRTTREVGSSVYQVFEGQGAFVLNGERTTVTKGDMIVVPSWAAASIEAETQFDLFTFGDQPIFERLHLNRTFIEGQTTTKDQHQ